From one Bacteroides intestinalis DSM 17393 genomic stretch:
- a CDS encoding hybrid sensor histidine kinase/response regulator transcription factor — MKKNMLTAFILCLLLFLPGKVTGNKQYAFQQISTQDGLSSSVRCLVVSHDKGYVWIGTKSGIGRFDGYELRKYLLGNITHIIEDEEHTIWAITPKGLFHYNYQEDTFLQARDEDQNPVVVSSICPWTDGVIFGGNGRLYKYDYANHKIRFLCPLTPNSHYNITNLQKWDDRTLLCTSRWSHALLVDIPTGRTHPVPFESNEIITSLIDKDGHIWLAPYHQGVKCYDRQGKLLHSYHTGNSLLQTNVVLSLAENNGQIWIGTDGSGIYILNPENDEISTIAHAPGNPYSLPVNSILCLYSDSNNNMWAGSVRGGLINIREVGMKIYSDALPGTEYGLSEKAVLSIYQGEEKDIWIGTDGGGINRFYPDDNRFYHTKSTWGDKISSITEVDKRHLLVSLFSKGLFFFDKQTEEYRPLIIVNDSINALLCQRGKAVNVFRNSQETVLLLSEIPYSYHIEKKEFTPISLDKHTPTIIGTVLPICQNGPISYLHDIKCIYQIDSRTNRLETLYHCTGDTIFNTVSVDENGIFWIGSNYGLSRYSAEKHEHVNIPNKLINEINSLICDRRGRVWIGTDGKLFAHLIHEGEFILYGESDGVIQNEYLEKPRLLSAEGDIYMGGVNGLLCIDKQLPDEDTVPPVLELADVAVGGERMNAFIKNGRSLTVQEHSKPISIKIIAHDRDIFRKPMYRYTLRGMDGQIMYSYQPELTFNGLPAKTYQVLASCSTRSGGWTEDYRILELVVLPPWYKSVWFTICCIVVACIGIILAFFSLLRRKENKLKWAMKEHEQQVYEEKVRFLININHELRTPLTLIHAPLKQLLGTLSPEDEKYPVIQSISRQSGRMKKLLDMVLNVRKMEVGQSSLNIESVELNSWIEQLIADFRPEANMKGISISYTPDKDVDTLCFDKEKCSTILTNLLINALKYSDENSLIEVSASLSEDQTRVRISISDQGPGLKDVDINNLFIRFYQGNNSRPGTGIGLSYSKILAEQHGGSIGAYDHGDSPGSTFWFELPRDTQPGKVTLQPQPYLNELLAPTEELESIPDGKDGKEETQGNTLLIVDDNKDLTDYLSDALKNKFKKIWVAYDGEEALRICRESHPDIVVSDIQMPRMNGYKLCKHIKEDLEISHIPVILLTARNDEESKTFGYKNGADAYQTKPFEVDILYTIIQSQLKNRERMRMRYSGTEPLPQPQESTFSSADEIFLKRMNKTISDNLENPQMGVPLLCTELGISRASLYNKLKALTGMGANDYITKIRMEKAVWLLTHSSLSINEIADQTGFSTSRYFSTVFKQYMGCSPTQYKEEHS, encoded by the coding sequence ATGAAGAAAAACATGTTAACCGCATTCATATTGTGCCTGCTATTATTCCTACCGGGTAAAGTTACAGGTAATAAACAATATGCTTTCCAGCAGATTAGTACCCAGGACGGTCTGTCCTCTTCTGTTCGTTGCCTGGTAGTAAGCCACGACAAAGGATATGTATGGATCGGAACCAAGTCCGGTATAGGGCGTTTTGACGGTTACGAGCTAAGAAAATACTTGTTGGGAAATATCACCCATATCATTGAAGACGAAGAACATACCATCTGGGCCATCACGCCGAAAGGACTCTTCCACTATAACTATCAGGAAGACACTTTCCTGCAAGCGCGCGATGAAGACCAGAACCCGGTTGTGGTGTCTTCTATTTGTCCCTGGACGGACGGAGTAATATTCGGAGGCAATGGAAGGCTATATAAATATGATTATGCCAATCACAAAATCAGATTCCTATGTCCGCTGACTCCCAACAGTCATTATAACATCACCAATCTGCAAAAATGGGACGACCGGACTCTGCTTTGCACCAGCCGTTGGAGCCATGCACTGCTCGTCGATATACCTACGGGACGGACTCACCCTGTTCCTTTTGAAAGTAATGAAATCATAACCAGCCTGATAGACAAAGACGGACATATATGGCTCGCCCCCTATCATCAGGGAGTGAAATGTTATGACCGCCAAGGTAAACTTTTGCATTCCTATCACACCGGGAACTCCCTCCTGCAAACCAATGTAGTGCTTTCCCTGGCTGAGAACAACGGACAGATATGGATTGGAACAGATGGTTCAGGCATTTATATCCTGAATCCGGAGAATGATGAGATATCCACCATAGCCCACGCACCCGGTAATCCTTATTCCCTGCCGGTCAACTCCATCCTCTGCTTATATTCCGACTCAAACAACAACATGTGGGCAGGCAGTGTACGCGGCGGACTGATAAATATCAGGGAAGTGGGAATGAAGATATATTCGGATGCACTGCCCGGCACAGAATACGGACTGAGCGAAAAAGCAGTGTTAAGCATCTATCAGGGCGAAGAAAAGGATATATGGATAGGAACAGACGGCGGCGGGATCAACCGTTTCTACCCCGACGACAATAGATTCTACCATACAAAGTCTACCTGGGGAGACAAAATCTCTTCCATTACGGAAGTGGACAAAAGGCACCTGCTGGTCTCTTTGTTCAGTAAAGGATTATTCTTCTTTGATAAACAAACCGAAGAGTATCGGCCATTGATTATCGTGAACGACAGTATCAACGCCCTCTTGTGCCAACGCGGAAAGGCTGTAAATGTCTTCCGGAACTCTCAGGAAACAGTGCTGCTACTCTCTGAAATACCTTATAGCTATCACATAGAAAAGAAAGAATTCACCCCTATCTCCTTAGATAAACATACTCCGACAATCATTGGTACTGTCTTACCAATATGCCAGAATGGTCCCATCTCCTATTTGCACGACATCAAATGCATCTATCAGATAGACTCCCGGACCAACCGATTAGAGACGCTGTATCATTGCACAGGAGACACGATATTCAATACTGTTTCAGTTGATGAAAACGGCATTTTCTGGATAGGAAGCAATTATGGACTCAGCCGGTATTCCGCAGAAAAGCACGAACATGTCAACATCCCCAATAAGCTGATTAATGAAATCAACTCACTGATTTGTGACAGACGGGGACGTGTATGGATAGGGACGGACGGAAAACTGTTTGCCCACCTCATCCATGAAGGAGAGTTTATCCTATACGGAGAATCGGACGGCGTTATCCAAAACGAGTATCTGGAGAAACCACGGCTACTATCCGCAGAAGGGGACATTTATATGGGAGGGGTCAACGGCTTGCTTTGCATTGACAAACAACTGCCGGACGAAGATACAGTTCCTCCTGTTCTTGAGTTGGCCGACGTGGCTGTGGGCGGAGAACGAATGAATGCCTTTATAAAAAACGGACGCAGCCTAACCGTACAGGAACACAGCAAACCCATCTCCATCAAAATCATTGCCCATGACAGAGATATTTTCCGCAAGCCCATGTACCGGTACACCTTGCGCGGCATGGATGGGCAAATCATGTACTCTTATCAACCGGAACTGACGTTCAACGGGCTACCGGCAAAGACCTATCAGGTGTTAGCCTCGTGCAGTACCCGTAGCGGCGGGTGGACGGAAGACTATCGGATACTGGAATTAGTGGTACTTCCACCGTGGTACAAGTCCGTCTGGTTCACTATTTGCTGTATTGTAGTAGCCTGCATAGGCATTATACTGGCTTTCTTCTCCCTGCTGCGCCGCAAAGAGAACAAGCTGAAGTGGGCGATGAAAGAACATGAGCAGCAGGTATATGAAGAAAAAGTACGTTTCCTCATTAATATCAATCACGAACTGCGTACGCCGCTGACCCTGATACATGCACCACTGAAACAACTATTGGGAACATTGTCGCCTGAAGATGAAAAGTATCCGGTAATACAAAGCATCAGCAGGCAATCGGGGCGCATGAAGAAGCTACTTGACATGGTGCTGAATGTACGGAAAATGGAAGTGGGACAAAGTTCGCTGAATATCGAAAGCGTAGAATTAAATTCATGGATTGAGCAACTCATAGCCGACTTCAGGCCGGAAGCCAACATGAAAGGCATTTCCATATCCTATACCCCGGATAAAGATGTGGATACCCTTTGTTTCGACAAAGAGAAATGCAGCACCATCTTAACCAACTTACTAATCAACGCATTGAAATACAGTGATGAAAACAGTCTGATTGAGGTATCTGCAAGTTTATCGGAAGACCAAACCCGTGTCCGCATTTCCATCTCAGACCAAGGTCCGGGCTTAAAGGATGTAGACATAAACAATCTGTTTATCCGGTTCTATCAGGGCAACAACAGTCGCCCCGGAACGGGTATCGGACTCTCCTACTCCAAAATCCTCGCAGAACAGCATGGTGGAAGTATCGGTGCCTACGATCATGGAGACTCTCCCGGGTCCACCTTCTGGTTCGAACTGCCGCGGGATACGCAACCGGGAAAAGTTACGCTACAACCCCAGCCTTATCTGAATGAGTTATTAGCTCCTACCGAAGAGCTGGAAAGCATCCCGGACGGAAAGGACGGAAAGGAAGAAACCCAGGGCAACACCTTACTTATTGTAGATGACAATAAAGATTTGACCGATTACCTGTCCGATGCTCTCAAAAATAAATTCAAAAAGATATGGGTGGCTTATGATGGCGAAGAGGCTCTGCGCATCTGCCGTGAATCGCATCCGGATATTGTTGTCAGCGACATCCAGATGCCTCGCATGAACGGTTACAAATTATGCAAGCATATCAAAGAAGACCTGGAAATCAGTCATATTCCCGTTATTTTGCTCACAGCCCGCAATGATGAAGAGAGCAAGACATTCGGCTACAAAAATGGGGCAGATGCTTATCAGACCAAACCCTTTGAAGTCGATATTCTCTATACAATTATTCAAAGCCAGCTAAAAAACCGAGAGCGAATGCGGATGCGTTACTCCGGCACAGAGCCGCTTCCTCAACCACAAGAAAGTACATTCAGTTCGGCAGACGAAATATTTCTCAAACGAATGAATAAAACCATTTCAGATAATCTGGAAAATCCGCAAATGGGAGTACCGCTACTTTGTACAGAACTGGGCATCAGCCGCGCATCCCTCTACAACAAGTTGAAGGCACTGACCGGAATGGGGGCAAATGATTATATTACTAAAATCCGAATGGAAAAGGCTGTATGGTTGCTTACACATAGTTCCCTCAGCATAAATGAGATAGCGGATCAGACAGGATTCTCTACATCACGCTACTTCAGCACGGTGTTCAAACAGTATATGGGATGTTCACCGACGCAATATAAGGAGGAGCATTCGTAA
- a CDS encoding glycoside hydrolase family 2 protein — MKRIIHFILIALFLIPCCAVQASHQPEFSTAGFFQLPNSGREVFSMNPAWRFYKGAVAGAEAANFNDAEWTVVSLPNGIEYLPTEASGCINYQGEVWYRKHFTPADALKGKKLFLHFEAIMGKSKVFVNGKLLTEHFGGYLPVVVDISDVLNWGEDNVIAVWADNSDDTSYPPGKAQDVLDFTYFGGIYRDCWLVAHNPVFITDPNFEDEVAGGGLFVAYDKVSDTSAEVLLKAHLRNDSRKTFAGIVEYELQQPDGTQVAFLNDKVQVRPGKAVTSQDKITIKNPLLWSPETPTLYNLIVRIRDREGNVVDGYRRRIGIRSVEFKGKDGFWLNGKPYESPLIGANRHQDFAVVGNAVANSIHWRDAKKLRDAGMKVIRNAHCPQDPAFMDACDELGLFVIVNTPGWQFWNDAPEFAQRVYSDIRNLVRRDRNHACVWMWEPILNETWYPEDFAKNTRDIVDQEYPYPYCYSGCDSGARGREHFPVLFTHPSFDGKSWGDKDADPKVTYFTREWGDNVDDWSSHNSPSRVARNWGEQPMLIQAQHYANPSYTYTCYDALYRTPRQHVGGCLWHSFDHQRGYHPDPFYGGLMDVFRQPKYSYYMFKAQRSPRKEERLFETGPVVYIAHEMTPFSGKDVTVYSNCDEVRLTFLKDGKTYTYNKPVVKEGMPSPVITFSDVYDFMVDKAMSRKKKQDEVLLRAEGLIDGKVVATHEVHPARRPEKVLLWVDNENVNLKADGSDFVTVVAAIADKNGNIKRLNNYYVKFHVEGEGRILGDAGILANPAPVKWGTAPVLIQSTLKPGKIKVTASVLFEGSQMPVSAVLELESYPAAHPLVYSEKDAALIAGSSSLQSAGTSAKSAVELEQERILKVQNAQRLKEVEQQQEDFGEKNK; from the coding sequence ATGAAGAGAATCATTCATTTCATCCTGATCGCTTTATTCTTAATTCCCTGCTGTGCTGTGCAGGCATCTCATCAACCCGAGTTTTCTACTGCCGGTTTCTTCCAACTGCCCAATTCCGGGCGTGAAGTGTTTTCCATGAATCCTGCCTGGCGCTTTTATAAAGGAGCCGTTGCGGGTGCTGAAGCTGCGAACTTTAATGATGCGGAATGGACGGTAGTCTCTCTGCCCAATGGCATTGAATATTTGCCGACAGAAGCCAGTGGTTGCATCAATTATCAGGGAGAAGTCTGGTATCGTAAGCACTTCACCCCTGCGGATGCTTTGAAGGGGAAGAAACTGTTCCTGCACTTCGAAGCCATCATGGGAAAGAGCAAGGTATTTGTCAACGGGAAGTTGCTGACTGAACATTTTGGCGGTTATTTGCCTGTGGTGGTCGATATCTCTGACGTATTGAACTGGGGAGAGGATAATGTGATAGCCGTGTGGGCGGATAATAGCGATGATACGAGCTATCCTCCCGGAAAGGCACAGGATGTGCTCGACTTTACCTACTTCGGTGGCATTTATCGTGATTGCTGGTTGGTAGCTCATAATCCGGTCTTTATTACTGATCCGAATTTTGAGGACGAAGTAGCGGGCGGCGGCTTGTTTGTGGCTTATGATAAAGTATCGGATACTTCGGCTGAAGTATTATTGAAAGCTCACTTACGTAATGATAGCCGTAAAACTTTTGCCGGAATTGTGGAATATGAATTGCAGCAACCGGATGGTACACAGGTTGCTTTCTTGAATGATAAGGTTCAAGTACGGCCGGGAAAGGCTGTTACTTCACAAGATAAAATCACGATAAAGAATCCATTACTGTGGAGTCCGGAAACTCCCACCTTATATAATCTGATTGTACGCATCCGTGACCGCGAAGGTAATGTGGTGGACGGCTATCGCCGTCGTATCGGTATCCGTAGCGTAGAGTTTAAGGGTAAGGACGGTTTCTGGCTGAATGGTAAACCTTATGAAAGTCCGTTGATTGGCGCTAACCGTCATCAGGACTTTGCGGTGGTAGGTAATGCCGTGGCTAACAGTATTCATTGGCGTGATGCCAAGAAACTGCGTGATGCCGGAATGAAAGTAATCCGTAACGCCCATTGTCCGCAAGACCCGGCATTCATGGATGCATGCGATGAACTCGGTTTGTTTGTAATTGTTAATACTCCGGGCTGGCAGTTCTGGAATGATGCTCCCGAATTTGCACAACGTGTATACAGTGATATCCGCAACCTTGTGCGACGCGACCGCAACCATGCTTGTGTGTGGATGTGGGAACCTATCCTCAATGAAACCTGGTATCCGGAAGACTTTGCCAAGAACACCCGTGACATTGTAGACCAGGAGTATCCTTATCCCTACTGCTATTCCGGTTGTGATAGCGGTGCACGCGGACGCGAGCATTTCCCGGTACTTTTCACGCATCCCTCCTTCGATGGCAAGTCGTGGGGCGACAAGGATGCTGACCCTAAGGTAACCTATTTTACCCGTGAATGGGGTGACAATGTAGACGACTGGAGCTCACATAACTCTCCCAGTCGTGTAGCCCGCAATTGGGGAGAACAACCTATGCTTATCCAAGCACAGCATTATGCAAATCCCAGTTATACTTATACCTGCTACGATGCCCTTTATCGCACTCCCCGCCAACATGTGGGCGGCTGCCTGTGGCATTCGTTCGACCATCAGCGTGGCTATCATCCCGATCCATTTTATGGCGGACTGATGGATGTATTCCGCCAGCCCAAGTATTCGTACTATATGTTCAAGGCGCAGCGTTCGCCCCGGAAAGAAGAGCGGCTTTTTGAAACCGGTCCGGTGGTTTATATCGCTCATGAAATGACACCGTTTTCCGGCAAGGATGTCACTGTTTATTCCAATTGCGATGAAGTGCGCCTCACCTTCTTGAAAGATGGAAAGACTTATACTTATAATAAACCGGTAGTTAAAGAAGGTATGCCTTCGCCTGTTATAACCTTCTCCGATGTTTACGATTTCATGGTTGATAAAGCGATGTCACGGAAGAAAAAGCAGGATGAAGTATTGTTGCGGGCAGAAGGTTTGATAGATGGCAAGGTGGTTGCTACGCACGAAGTTCACCCTGCCCGTCGTCCGGAGAAAGTATTGCTCTGGGTTGACAATGAGAATGTAAATCTGAAAGCCGATGGCTCCGACTTTGTTACTGTAGTAGCTGCTATAGCCGATAAGAATGGGAACATCAAACGCTTGAACAATTACTATGTGAAGTTTCATGTGGAAGGTGAAGGACGTATTCTGGGTGATGCCGGAATACTGGCAAATCCTGCTCCGGTGAAGTGGGGGACAGCTCCGGTGCTGATACAGTCCACCTTGAAGCCGGGTAAGATAAAGGTAACGGCAAGTGTGCTCTTTGAAGGCTCGCAGATGCCTGTAAGTGCTGTTTTGGAGTTGGAAAGCTATCCTGCTGCTCATCCGTTGGTTTATTCGGAGAAAGATGCGGCGCTGATTGCCGGTTCATCTTCTTTACAGTCTGCCGGAACGTCCGCAAAATCGGCTGTGGAGTTGGAGCAGGAGAGGATTCTGAAAGTGCAGAATGCTCAAAGACTGAAAGAAGTGGAGCAGCAACAAGAAGATTTCGGGGAGAAGAATAAGTGA
- the mraZ gene encoding division/cell wall cluster transcriptional repressor MraZ produces the protein MIRFLGNIEAKTDAKGRVFIPAGFRRQLQSASEEKLVLRKDVFQDCLVLYPESVWFKTQNQLRKRLNKWNAKHQEIFRQFVSDAEIMVPDGNGRILLPKRYLQMAGIQSDVRFIGVDNTIEIWAKEKTEQPFMNPEEFSEALQDILGDEDDWEEDEDE, from the coding sequence ATGATACGTTTTTTGGGCAATATAGAAGCGAAAACCGACGCTAAGGGACGTGTATTTATCCCTGCCGGTTTTCGGAGGCAACTGCAATCTGCTTCCGAAGAGAAGCTCGTGCTGCGCAAAGACGTGTTCCAGGACTGCCTGGTACTCTATCCAGAAAGCGTTTGGTTCAAGACGCAAAACCAACTAAGGAAGCGCCTGAACAAGTGGAACGCAAAACACCAAGAAATCTTCCGGCAATTTGTGAGCGATGCGGAAATCATGGTTCCCGATGGGAATGGACGCATCTTGCTGCCCAAACGTTACCTGCAAATGGCCGGCATACAGAGCGATGTACGTTTCATCGGTGTGGACAATACGATAGAAATCTGGGCAAAAGAGAAAACTGAACAACCGTTCATGAACCCGGAAGAGTTTAGCGAAGCTTTGCAGGATATTCTGGGAGACGAAGACGATTGGGAAGAAGACGAGGATGAGTGA
- a CDS encoding arylsulfatase, with product MKQIGITLGTGLLAAVALCANAANKNPKPNIIFILCDDMGYGDLGCYGQKYIETPNIDRMAAEGMLFTQAYAGSPVSAPSRASLMTGQHTGHTHVRGNKEYWQGVPTVKYGINDEFTVVGQEPYDENHIILPEIMKKNGYTTGVFGKWAGGYEGSCSTPDKRGIDEFYGYICQFQAHLYYPNFLNRYSKQEGDTGVVRILMEANINYPMFGDDYKKRTQYSADLIHGKALEWLDQQDGEQPFYGFFTYTLPHAELAQPNDSILKSYKKKFFRDKTWGGYEKGRYNVSEHTHAQFAGMITRLDYYVGEVLKKLKEKGLDKNTIVIFSSDNGPHEEGGADPEFFGRDGKLRGLKRQCYEGGIRIPFIVRWPERISAGSVNDHQLAFYDIMPTFCELMGDKGFPKKYINKKLENDCFDGISFAPTLLGNADKQQKHDFLYWEFHETDQFGVRMDDWKLVVKKGKPYLYDLSRDIHEDTDIVAQHPDIVKQMLEVIRQEHRENNMFPVTLPELE from the coding sequence ATGAAACAGATAGGTATAACTTTAGGAACAGGCTTGTTGGCTGCTGTTGCTTTGTGCGCTAATGCGGCAAACAAGAATCCCAAACCTAACATTATCTTTATCCTCTGCGATGACATGGGATACGGGGATTTGGGGTGCTACGGACAGAAATACATTGAAACGCCTAATATAGATCGTATGGCAGCCGAAGGTATGCTGTTTACTCAAGCCTATGCCGGTAGTCCGGTGAGCGCCCCTTCCCGTGCTTCGCTGATGACGGGGCAACATACGGGACACACTCATGTGCGTGGAAATAAAGAGTATTGGCAGGGAGTTCCAACCGTGAAATATGGGATTAATGACGAATTCACCGTTGTCGGTCAAGAACCATACGATGAAAATCATATCATTCTCCCTGAAATCATGAAGAAGAACGGTTATACAACAGGAGTCTTCGGCAAGTGGGCAGGTGGTTATGAAGGCTCTTGTTCCACACCGGATAAACGGGGTATTGATGAATTCTATGGTTATATATGTCAGTTTCAAGCTCATTTGTATTATCCCAATTTTCTGAACAGATACAGTAAACAGGAAGGAGACACAGGAGTTGTACGCATCCTGATGGAAGCTAATATCAACTATCCGATGTTTGGCGATGATTACAAGAAACGTACACAATATTCGGCTGACCTGATTCACGGTAAGGCGCTGGAATGGTTGGACCAACAGGACGGAGAGCAGCCTTTCTATGGCTTTTTCACCTACACCCTGCCGCATGCGGAACTTGCACAGCCGAATGATTCTATTCTGAAAAGCTACAAGAAGAAGTTCTTTAGAGATAAAACCTGGGGCGGGTACGAGAAAGGACGTTATAATGTTTCGGAGCATACCCATGCCCAGTTTGCCGGTATGATTACCCGTCTGGACTATTACGTGGGCGAAGTCTTGAAGAAACTGAAAGAAAAAGGGCTGGACAAGAACACCATCGTCATCTTCAGCAGTGACAACGGTCCTCACGAAGAAGGAGGGGCAGACCCGGAGTTCTTCGGTCGGGATGGGAAACTGCGCGGCCTGAAACGTCAGTGTTATGAAGGGGGCATTCGGATACCTTTCATTGTGCGCTGGCCGGAACGCATCTCCGCCGGTTCGGTAAACGACCATCAACTGGCATTTTACGACATCATGCCTACATTCTGTGAACTGATGGGTGACAAAGGATTCCCGAAAAAGTATATCAATAAGAAATTAGAAAATGACTGTTTCGATGGCATTTCCTTTGCCCCTACCTTATTAGGCAATGCCGACAAACAGCAGAAACATGATTTCCTCTATTGGGAATTCCATGAAACCGATCAGTTCGGTGTTCGTATGGACGACTGGAAACTGGTAGTCAAGAAAGGAAAGCCTTATCTGTACGACCTTTCAAGGGATATCCACGAAGATACTGATATAGTGGCGCAACATCCGGATATTGTGAAACAGATGCTTGAAGTTATCCGCCAGGAACATAGAGAAAATAATATGTTTCCGGTGACATTGCCGGAGTTGGAATAG
- a CDS encoding FtsL-like putative cell division protein — translation MEEKQVNEKTEKAKKAKNRTSLKNIIGGDILATDFFRRQTKLLVMIMLLIIFYIHNRYACQQQMIEIDKLKKELIDIKYDALTRSSELMERSRQSRIEEYIASKESDLQTSTHPPYLIK, via the coding sequence ATGGAAGAAAAACAGGTAAACGAAAAAACAGAGAAAGCGAAGAAAGCCAAAAATCGCACATCTCTGAAAAACATTATTGGTGGCGACATTCTGGCTACGGATTTTTTTCGCCGTCAGACGAAGTTGCTCGTAATGATAATGCTGCTGATTATATTCTATATACACAATCGTTATGCTTGCCAGCAGCAAATGATAGAGATTGATAAATTGAAAAAAGAGCTGATTGACATCAAATACGATGCTCTTACCCGTAGTTCAGAATTAATGGAGCGGAGCCGGCAGTCACGTATCGAAGAGTATATTGCAAGTAAAGAGAGTGACTTGCAGACATCCACTCATCCACCGTATTTGATTAAGTAA
- the rsmH gene encoding 16S rRNA (cytosine(1402)-N(4))-methyltransferase RsmH — MGNEELTYHVPVLLMPSVDGMNIRPDGTYIDVTFGGGGHSREILSRLGDGGRLLGFDQDEDAERNIVDNPHFTFVRSNFRYLHNFLRYHNIEEVDSILADLGVSSHHFDDSERGFSFRFDGALDMRMNKRAGDTAADIINNYDEERLADIFYLYGELKNSRKLASVIVKARAGQKITTIGEFLEVIKPLFGREREKKELAKVFQALRIEVNQEMEALKEMLYAATEALKPGGRLVVITYHSLEDRMVKNIMKTGNVEGKMEKDFFGNVQTPFRLVNNKVIVPDDAEIERNPRSRSAKLRIAEKK; from the coding sequence ATGGGAAATGAAGAGTTGACATATCATGTACCGGTGTTGTTGATGCCGAGTGTGGACGGAATGAATATCCGGCCGGATGGAACGTATATAGACGTTACCTTCGGAGGTGGAGGGCATTCACGGGAAATACTGTCACGGCTGGGAGACGGCGGACGGTTACTGGGATTCGACCAAGACGAAGATGCGGAACGGAACATTGTGGATAATCCGCACTTCACTTTTGTACGCAGCAACTTCCGATATCTGCACAATTTTCTACGTTATCACAACATCGAGGAAGTAGATTCAATACTGGCTGATCTGGGTGTATCCTCCCATCACTTCGATGATAGCGAAAGGGGATTTTCGTTCCGCTTTGACGGTGCACTGGATATGCGCATGAACAAGCGTGCGGGGGATACTGCAGCAGATATCATAAACAACTATGATGAGGAACGGTTGGCTGACATCTTTTACCTATACGGTGAATTAAAGAACAGTCGCAAACTGGCATCTGTAATTGTGAAAGCACGTGCCGGACAGAAGATTACAACCATCGGTGAATTTCTGGAAGTCATTAAACCGCTTTTCGGTCGGGAACGGGAGAAAAAAGAACTGGCTAAAGTTTTTCAGGCACTGCGCATCGAAGTGAACCAGGAAATGGAAGCTCTGAAAGAGATGCTATATGCAGCAACCGAGGCTTTGAAACCGGGCGGACGATTGGTAGTAATTACCTACCATTCACTGGAAGACCGGATGGTAAAGAATATCATGAAAACCGGAAATGTGGAAGGTAAAATGGAAAAGGATTTCTTCGGAAATGTACAGACTCCATTCCGGTTGGTTAACAATAAAGTGATTGTACCGGACGATGCGGAAATAGAACGGAACCCGAGATCGAGAAGTGCAAAACTGAGAATAGCAGAGAAAAAGTGA